From one Eptesicus fuscus isolate TK198812 chromosome 21, DD_ASM_mEF_20220401, whole genome shotgun sequence genomic stretch:
- the RNF166 gene encoding E3 ubiquitin-protein ligase RNF166 isoform X2 gives MAMFRSLVASAQQRQPAGGPAGGDSGLEAQYSCPICLEVYHRPVAIGSCGHTFCGECLQPCLQVPSPLCPLCRLPFDPKKVDKATHVEKQLSSYKAPCRGCSKKVTLAKMRVHISSCMKVQEQMANCPKFVPVVPTSQPIPSAIPNRSTFTCPYCGARNLDQQELVKHCVDNHRSDPNRVDYSIDEEAAFQAALALSLSEN, from the exons ATGGCGATGTTCCGCAGCCTGGTGGCCTCGGCTCAGCAGCGACAGCCAGCGGGCGGGCCCGCGGGCGGCGACAGCGGCCTGGAGGCGCAGTACAGCTGCCCCATCTGCCTGGAGGTCTACCACCGGCCTGTGGCCATCGGCAGCTGCGGCCACAC GTTCTGTGGGGAGTGCCTTCAGCCATGTCTGCAGGTACCATCCCCCCTGTGCCCGCTGTGCCGCCTGCCCTTCGACCCCAAGAAGGTGGACAAGGCCACCCACGTGGAGAAGCAGCTCTCGTCCTACAAGGCACCCTGCCGGGGCTGCAGCAAGAAG GTGACACTGGCCAAGATGAGGGTGCACATTTCCTCATGCATGAAGGTCCAGGAGCAGATGGCCAACTGTCCCAAGTTTGTCCCTGTGGTGCCCACATCCCAGCCCATTCCCAG TGCCATCCCTAACAGGTCAACCTTCACCTGTCCTTACTGTGGCGCCCGCAACCTGGACCAGCAGGAGCTGGTGAAGCACTGCGTGGACAACCACCGCAGCGATCCCAACCGTGTG GACTACAGCATCGATGAGGAAGCCGCCTTCCAGGCCGCCCTGGCCCTGTCTCTCTCCGAGAACTGA
- the RNF166 gene encoding E3 ubiquitin-protein ligase RNF166 isoform X1, protein MAMFRSLVASAQQRQPAGGPAGGDSGLEAQYSCPICLEVYHRPVAIGSCGHTFCGECLQPCLQVPSPLCPLCRLPFDPKKVDKATHVEKQLSSYKAPCRGCSKKVTLAKMRVHISSCMKVQEQMANCPKFVPVVPTSQPIPSAIPNRSTFTCPYCGARNLDQQELVKHCVDNHRSDPNRVVCPICSAMPWGDPSYKSANFLQHLLHRHKFSYDTFVDYSIDEEAAFQAALALSLSEN, encoded by the exons ATGGCGATGTTCCGCAGCCTGGTGGCCTCGGCTCAGCAGCGACAGCCAGCGGGCGGGCCCGCGGGCGGCGACAGCGGCCTGGAGGCGCAGTACAGCTGCCCCATCTGCCTGGAGGTCTACCACCGGCCTGTGGCCATCGGCAGCTGCGGCCACAC GTTCTGTGGGGAGTGCCTTCAGCCATGTCTGCAGGTACCATCCCCCCTGTGCCCGCTGTGCCGCCTGCCCTTCGACCCCAAGAAGGTGGACAAGGCCACCCACGTGGAGAAGCAGCTCTCGTCCTACAAGGCACCCTGCCGGGGCTGCAGCAAGAAG GTGACACTGGCCAAGATGAGGGTGCACATTTCCTCATGCATGAAGGTCCAGGAGCAGATGGCCAACTGTCCCAAGTTTGTCCCTGTGGTGCCCACATCCCAGCCCATTCCCAG TGCCATCCCTAACAGGTCAACCTTCACCTGTCCTTACTGTGGCGCCCGCAACCTGGACCAGCAGGAGCTGGTGAAGCACTGCGTGGACAACCACCGCAGCGATCCCAACCGTGTG GTGTGCCCCATCTGCTCAGCGATGCCCTGGGGTGACCCTAGCTACAAGAGCGCCAACTTCCTGCAGCACCTGCTCCACCGGCACAAGTTCTCCTATGACACTTTTGTG GACTACAGCATCGATGAGGAAGCCGCCTTCCAGGCCGCCCTGGCCCTGTCTCTCTCCGAGAACTGA